The following are encoded in a window of Amycolatopsis solani genomic DNA:
- a CDS encoding ABC transporter permease, with translation MSTPTKETAAPAAPAQPSAARRVLTGIGVQNSSLIITLIALIVLLSILNDNFLRTNNLLLIGSAITIMGLLALVQTLVIILGALDISVGSMAGLASVISAMVFTSTGSAGVGILAAIGVGILCGLINGMIIIFGRVNPVVATLAMLATYKGVAQVISDGKSQGYTGGDDLFIFLAKGAIAGLPSLVWVFLIVAAMLHFLLKYTDIGRNVYAIGGNDTAARLAGININRYIIGVYALAGVVAAVAGILITARTGSGQPVSGSEGLELQAVTGAALGGTMLKGGRGSIISTVLAVIILGVLDNGMSGLGINPFWQNVAHGALLVIAVVLQQLRSGERRVGLPE, from the coding sequence ATGAGTACGCCCACGAAGGAAACCGCGGCTCCGGCCGCCCCGGCGCAACCGAGCGCCGCACGCCGCGTGCTCACCGGCATCGGCGTGCAGAACTCCAGCCTGATCATCACGCTGATCGCGTTGATCGTCCTGCTGAGCATCCTGAACGACAACTTCCTGCGCACCAACAACCTGCTGCTGATCGGCAGCGCGATCACCATCATGGGGCTGCTGGCCCTGGTCCAGACCCTGGTGATCATCCTGGGCGCGCTGGACATCTCGGTCGGGTCGATGGCCGGGCTCGCGTCGGTGATCTCGGCGATGGTGTTCACCTCGACCGGCAGCGCCGGGGTCGGCATCCTCGCCGCGATCGGCGTCGGCATCCTCTGCGGCCTGATCAACGGCATGATCATCATCTTCGGCCGGGTCAACCCGGTGGTCGCGACGCTGGCCATGCTCGCCACCTACAAGGGTGTCGCGCAGGTGATCTCGGACGGCAAGTCGCAGGGCTACACCGGCGGCGACGACCTGTTCATCTTCCTGGCCAAGGGCGCGATCGCGGGCCTGCCGTCGCTCGTGTGGGTGTTCCTGATCGTCGCGGCGATGCTGCACTTCCTGCTCAAGTACACCGACATCGGCCGCAACGTCTACGCCATCGGCGGCAACGACACGGCCGCGCGGCTGGCCGGCATCAACATCAACCGGTACATCATCGGCGTCTACGCCCTCGCCGGCGTGGTCGCGGCGGTCGCGGGCATCCTGATCACCGCGCGGACCGGCTCGGGCCAGCCGGTGTCCGGGTCCGAGGGCCTGGAGCTGCAGGCCGTCACCGGCGCCGCGCTCGGCGGCACGATGCTCAAGGGCGGCCGCGGGTCGATCATCTCGACCGTGCTCGCGGTGATCATCCTGGGCGTGCTCGACAACGGCATGTCCGGCCTCGGCATCAACCCGTTCTGGCAGAACGTCGCCCACGGTGCCCTGCTCGTGATCGCGGTCGTGCTGCAGCAGCTGCGCAGCGGGGAGCGCCGCGTCGGCCTGCCCGAGTAG
- a CDS encoding FadR/GntR family transcriptional regulator, which yields MNLHARIVDELGRLIVEGVLGDGQPLVPEELGRRFSASRTVVREALRVLESKGMVTARPRVGTWTLPPESWDAIDPDVIAWRVGGPDRGEHLRELLELRLMLEPQAARMAARHRRPDELSAMAAAYELMADAVERSDAAAFREADSRFHAALIRASGNALIAQLRVPVVAALQAHGEPMELVAHSRVLTLVLAKNADGAEAASRRLLETVAPYRSPAP from the coding sequence GTGAACCTCCACGCCCGGATCGTCGACGAGCTGGGGCGGCTCATCGTCGAAGGCGTCCTCGGGGACGGGCAGCCGCTCGTCCCCGAGGAGCTCGGGCGGCGCTTCTCGGCGTCCCGCACGGTGGTGCGCGAGGCCCTGCGCGTGCTGGAGTCCAAGGGCATGGTGACCGCGCGCCCGCGGGTAGGCACGTGGACGCTGCCGCCCGAGTCGTGGGACGCGATCGACCCGGACGTCATCGCCTGGCGCGTCGGCGGTCCCGACCGCGGCGAGCACCTGCGGGAGCTGCTGGAACTGCGGCTGATGCTCGAACCGCAGGCGGCGCGGATGGCCGCGCGGCACCGGCGGCCCGACGAGCTGTCGGCGATGGCCGCGGCGTACGAGCTGATGGCGGACGCCGTCGAGCGGTCCGACGCGGCGGCGTTCCGCGAAGCCGACTCGCGGTTCCACGCGGCGCTGATCCGCGCCTCGGGCAACGCGCTCATCGCGCAGTTGCGGGTGCCGGTCGTGGCGGCGTTGCAGGCGCACGGCGAGCCGATGGAGCTCGTCGCGCATTCCCGCGTGCTGACGCTGGTGCTGGCGAAGAACGCCGACGGCGCCGAAGCCGCGTCACGGAGATTGCTGGAAACCGTTGCGCCGTACCGCTCACCGGCACCTTGA
- a CDS encoding glycoside hydrolase family 88 protein produces the protein MRFPGIRGFGVLAAAAVAGSLLTAPVASAAVSCAVADEMVAAGNYWAANGTNPDPADWQNATFHVGNLALVRTTGQSNHKTYPWAQANGYQLPSDPKRPFFPDNQAAGEAYLDLYTYFHPEIPLDSIRTRIQDEVASVRAGHRDYWNYVDALNMAMPSFARMSLIDHDPSYLDAMDQLFRSSERKLFNERTGLWYRDARFTGSGVFWSRGNGWALAALTKVLQVLPSDDVRRPEYLRVYQKMASSLASVQRRDGFWNADLLNPRNHGGPETSGTAFFAFGIGWGVNAGILPASRFRPVVDKAWTALSTTALQADGKVGYVQPVGDRPATARQTDTAAYGVGAFLLAGQEVAKLQGCSAE, from the coding sequence ATGCGTTTCCCGGGTATTCGTGGTTTCGGCGTGCTCGCGGCCGCGGCCGTGGCGGGCAGTTTGCTGACGGCGCCGGTCGCGTCCGCCGCCGTTTCCTGCGCCGTAGCGGACGAAATGGTCGCCGCGGGCAACTACTGGGCCGCCAACGGGACGAACCCCGACCCGGCGGACTGGCAGAACGCGACGTTCCACGTCGGCAACCTGGCACTGGTCCGGACCACCGGCCAGTCCAACCACAAGACGTACCCGTGGGCGCAGGCGAACGGTTACCAGCTGCCGTCCGACCCGAAACGCCCGTTCTTCCCCGACAACCAGGCGGCCGGCGAGGCGTACCTGGACCTCTACACCTACTTCCACCCGGAGATCCCGCTCGACTCGATCCGCACCCGGATCCAGGACGAGGTGGCGTCCGTGCGGGCGGGCCACCGCGACTACTGGAACTACGTCGACGCGCTGAACATGGCGATGCCGTCGTTCGCGCGGATGAGCCTGATCGACCACGATCCGTCCTATTTGGACGCGATGGACCAGCTCTTCCGGTCTTCGGAGCGCAAGCTGTTCAACGAGCGCACGGGGTTGTGGTACCGCGACGCGCGGTTCACCGGCTCGGGCGTGTTCTGGTCGCGTGGCAACGGCTGGGCGCTGGCGGCGTTGACGAAGGTCCTGCAGGTGCTGCCGTCCGACGACGTGCGACGGCCGGAATACCTGCGGGTGTACCAGAAGATGGCCTCGTCGCTGGCGTCGGTGCAGCGCCGTGACGGTTTCTGGAACGCGGACCTGCTGAACCCGCGCAACCACGGCGGCCCCGAGACCAGCGGCACGGCGTTCTTCGCGTTCGGCATCGGCTGGGGCGTCAACGCGGGCATCCTCCCGGCTTCGCGCTTCCGCCCGGTGGTCGACAAGGCGTGGACGGCGCTGTCGACGACGGCCCTGCAGGCCGACGGCAAGGTCGGCTACGTCCAGCCGGTGGGCGACCGCCCGGCCACCGCACGCCAGACCGACACCGCGGCTTACGGCGTCGGCGCGTTCCTGCTGGCCGGCCAGGAAGTGGCCAAGCTCCAGGGCTGCTCCGCCGAGTAG
- a CDS encoding DNA polymerase IV: protein MARWVIHLDLDAFYASAEQLTRPTLAGRPVLVGGLGPRGVVAGASYESRAFGIKSAMPMAQARRLLPANGVIVPPRFRVYERLSQEVFAVVSAVAPVLEKISLDEAFAEPPSLVGASLDAVTEFCASLRARIRAETGLVASIGAGNGKQIAKIASDEAKPDGLLVVPQGTEREFLAPLPVRALWGIGPVAEGKLRFIGVQTLGQLAALSEQDAVATLGGVVGRDLRRLATGADDRPVAGRAETKQVSAETTFDTDIKDLPTLRAEVRRIAVGAHQRLLKAERVARTVVIKLRHTDMHTVTRSETISAPTDDLAELAATAERLLLDPAEFGGIRLAGVAYSGLSVPHQDALFTLAAPPVPAASTVVTAATPAPAAPSEWRQGDDVVHEEFGTGWVQGAGHGRVTVRFEHRTSGPGVARTFPQTDPSLRRGDPGDCLR from the coding sequence GTGGCCCGCTGGGTGATCCACCTCGACCTGGACGCCTTCTACGCCTCGGCCGAGCAGCTCACCCGCCCGACGCTGGCCGGGCGCCCGGTGCTCGTCGGCGGCCTCGGCCCGCGCGGGGTCGTCGCCGGCGCGAGCTACGAGTCGCGGGCGTTCGGCATCAAGTCGGCCATGCCGATGGCCCAGGCGCGGCGGCTGCTGCCGGCGAACGGCGTCATCGTGCCGCCGCGGTTCCGCGTCTACGAGCGGCTCAGCCAGGAGGTGTTCGCCGTCGTCTCCGCGGTGGCGCCGGTGCTGGAGAAGATCTCCCTCGACGAAGCCTTCGCCGAACCACCGTCGCTCGTCGGTGCTTCACTCGACGCCGTCACGGAGTTCTGCGCGTCGTTGCGGGCGCGGATCCGGGCGGAAACCGGGCTGGTGGCGTCGATCGGCGCGGGCAACGGCAAGCAGATCGCGAAGATCGCGTCCGACGAAGCCAAGCCGGACGGGCTGCTGGTCGTGCCGCAGGGCACCGAACGCGAGTTCCTGGCGCCGCTGCCGGTGCGCGCGCTGTGGGGGATCGGCCCGGTGGCGGAGGGCAAGCTGCGGTTCATCGGCGTCCAGACGCTGGGGCAGCTGGCGGCACTGTCCGAACAGGATGCGGTCGCCACGCTCGGCGGCGTGGTCGGCCGCGATCTGCGCCGGCTCGCGACCGGCGCCGACGACCGCCCGGTGGCCGGGCGCGCGGAGACCAAGCAGGTCAGCGCCGAAACGACGTTCGACACCGACATCAAGGACCTGCCGACGTTGCGGGCGGAGGTCCGCCGCATCGCCGTCGGTGCGCACCAGCGCCTGCTCAAGGCCGAGCGCGTGGCGCGGACGGTGGTGATCAAGCTGCGCCACACCGACATGCACACGGTGACCCGCTCGGAGACGATCTCCGCCCCGACCGACGACCTGGCCGAGCTGGCGGCGACGGCCGAGCGCCTGCTGCTCGACCCGGCGGAGTTCGGTGGCATCCGGCTGGCGGGCGTGGCCTACAGCGGCCTTTCGGTGCCCCACCAGGACGCGCTGTTCACCCTGGCCGCCCCTCCGGTGCCTGCGGCGTCGACGGTGGTCACCGCGGCCACCCCGGCGCCGGCGGCCCCTTCGGAGTGGCGCCAGGGCGACGACGTGGTCCACGAGGAGTTCGGCACGGGCTGGGTCCAGGGCGCGGGCCACGGCCGCGTGACGGTCCGCTTCGAGCACCGCACCAGCGGCCCCGGCGTGGCCCGCACCTTTCCCCAGACCGACCCGTCCCTCCGCCGCGGCGACCCCGGCGACTGCCTGCGCTGA
- a CDS encoding transcriptional regulator: MSDLPQLDPVIHAQARLRVTVALAGLRTGDQITFPRLQQLLDMTAGNLSTHLRKLEDAEYVEITKAYEHRTPVTLVRLTAAGRAAFESYTQALHQLLDATGGD, translated from the coding sequence ATGAGCGACCTGCCGCAGCTCGACCCGGTCATCCACGCCCAGGCGCGGTTGCGGGTCACCGTCGCCCTCGCCGGGCTGCGCACCGGCGACCAGATCACCTTCCCTCGGCTGCAGCAGCTCCTGGACATGACGGCCGGCAACCTCTCGACGCACCTGCGCAAGCTCGAGGACGCCGAGTACGTCGAGATCACCAAGGCCTACGAGCACCGCACGCCGGTCACACTGGTCCGGCTCACGGCGGCCGGCCGCGCGGCGTTCGAGAGCTACACCCAGGCGCTCCACCAGCTGCTGGACGCCACCGGCGGCGACTGA
- a CDS encoding ABC transporter permease: protein MNTTYLTLEIKRIARSPQFTIFTIGMPVVMYLLFGAIFGDYVLDNGLHSSTQTMIGMAAYGASGGALFTGTRVAQERTDGWQRQLRLTPMRGPGYLAVKVASAMAVALPVLLAIFLVGFLRGEPLTMAEWGRQLVFLWAATLPFAVLGLAIGLFGKGDTVGAVTGALMMPLGMLGGLWIPLEILPGWMATVAHFVPTYWLRRVGLDPLTHASGTWVAVLVLAGWLIVPALVVMRRFRLDTARL, encoded by the coding sequence GTGAACACCACCTACCTGACCCTCGAGATCAAGCGGATCGCCCGCAGCCCGCAGTTCACGATCTTCACCATCGGCATGCCGGTGGTCATGTACCTGCTCTTCGGTGCCATCTTCGGCGACTACGTCCTGGACAACGGCTTGCATTCGAGCACGCAGACGATGATCGGCATGGCCGCGTACGGCGCCAGCGGCGGTGCCTTGTTCACCGGCACCCGGGTGGCGCAGGAGCGCACGGACGGCTGGCAGCGCCAGCTCCGCCTGACGCCGATGCGCGGCCCCGGCTACCTCGCCGTCAAGGTCGCGTCGGCGATGGCCGTCGCCCTGCCGGTGCTGCTCGCGATCTTCCTCGTCGGCTTCCTGCGCGGCGAACCGCTCACCATGGCCGAATGGGGCCGTCAGCTGGTGTTCCTGTGGGCGGCCACGCTCCCGTTCGCCGTCCTCGGCCTGGCCATCGGCCTGTTCGGCAAGGGCGACACGGTCGGCGCGGTCACCGGCGCGCTCATGATGCCGCTCGGCATGCTCGGCGGGCTGTGGATCCCGCTGGAGATCCTGCCCGGCTGGATGGCGACGGTGGCGCACTTCGTGCCGACGTACTGGCTGCGCCGGGTCGGTCTCGACCCCCTGACGCACGCGTCCGGGACGTGGGTGGCGGTGCTCGTGCTGGCCGGCTGGCTGATCGTGCCGGCACTGGTCGTGATGCGCCGGTTCCGGCTGGACACGGCGCGGCTCTAG
- a CDS encoding ABC transporter ATP-binding protein has protein sequence MTGGPAFALHGLTKRFGRVTAVGGVSVEVARGEVVALLGPNGAGKSTTVDMLLGLTKPDAGEVTVAGGSPRQAVDRGLVGAMMQNGALLPDVTVGEIVDLVVSTHAKPLPAAEVLARAGLTDLVKRRCGKLSGGERQRVRFALALAGDPQLLVLDEPTAAMDVDGRRAFWAAIREFAATGRTVLFATHYLAEAEDYADRVVLMRHGAVVADGPVAEVRAAVSGRVLKAVVPGATEADLAALPGVTSVQLRAGRAELACADSDAAVRALLTAHPLAADIEIAALGLEEAFLALTAEEAAA, from the coding sequence ATGACTGGGGGACCGGCGTTCGCACTCCACGGCCTGACCAAGCGGTTCGGCCGGGTCACGGCGGTCGGCGGCGTGTCCGTCGAGGTCGCGCGCGGCGAGGTCGTCGCGCTGCTCGGGCCGAACGGCGCGGGCAAGTCGACCACCGTCGACATGCTGCTCGGGTTGACCAAGCCGGACGCGGGGGAGGTGACCGTCGCGGGTGGCAGCCCGCGCCAGGCCGTCGACCGGGGGCTCGTCGGCGCGATGATGCAGAACGGTGCGCTGCTGCCGGACGTCACGGTCGGCGAGATCGTCGACCTCGTCGTTTCGACGCACGCGAAGCCGCTGCCCGCGGCCGAGGTGCTCGCCCGCGCCGGCCTGACGGACCTCGTCAAACGCCGCTGCGGCAAGCTTTCCGGCGGCGAGCGCCAGCGGGTCCGGTTCGCGCTCGCGCTGGCCGGCGACCCGCAGCTGCTCGTACTCGACGAGCCGACCGCCGCGATGGACGTCGACGGCAGGCGGGCGTTCTGGGCGGCCATCCGCGAGTTCGCCGCCACCGGCCGGACCGTCCTGTTCGCGACGCACTACCTCGCCGAGGCCGAGGACTACGCCGACCGCGTGGTGCTGATGCGCCACGGCGCCGTCGTCGCCGACGGCCCGGTCGCCGAGGTCCGGGCCGCGGTGTCCGGCCGCGTGCTCAAGGCGGTCGTGCCCGGCGCGACCGAAGCCGACCTGGCCGCGCTGCCCGGCGTCACGAGCGTGCAGCTGCGCGCCGGCCGCGCCGAGCTGGCCTGCGCGGACTCCGACGCCGCCGTCCGCGCCCTGCTCACCGCGCACCCGCTGGCCGCCGACATCGAAATCGCCGCGCTGGGCCTCGAAGAGGCTTTCCTGGCGCTCACCGCCGAGGAGGCCGCCGCGTGA
- a CDS encoding alpha/beta hydrolase has protein sequence MRRAVFAAVAAAAVASTLVAAPAASAAPAKEASIAWGACTDPTLVAAGAECGFLGVPLDYRKPAGEQVQLAVSRVKHKVPDAQYQGVMLTNPGGPGGSGLLLATRGPRVPNHAGDAYDWVGFDPRGVGSSKPALSCDPNYMDYNRPQYVPFTPQLEKTWLNRSKGYAEACAKNNSKALLENMKTTDTVQDMDSIRKALGQRQLNFYGYSYGTYLGQVYGTLYPQNVRRMVLDSTVDPRGVWYGDNLNQDIAFDQNILIWFGWLAQHDDAYHLGKTQSAVQRVVNEQLLKAQFNPAGGVIGPDEILDVIQQASYYQLRWTLLGDALSRFVNNGDWQNWKTLFEAFGGRGDDNGYAVYLAVQCTDVQWPQSWNQWKRDNWKTFTKAPYFTWQNAWFNAPCLYWPAKAGKPTKIDGKGVPSVLMIDETLDAATPFEGSLEVRSRFPGASLISEPGGTSHAITPRGNACVDNKIADYLATGALPARKPGRTADVECAPLPLPTPPAPTAAKADVAATQGLVAGRFAG, from the coding sequence GTGAGACGTGCCGTTTTCGCCGCGGTGGCCGCCGCCGCGGTGGCGTCCACGCTCGTGGCCGCGCCGGCCGCGAGCGCCGCGCCCGCGAAGGAGGCGTCGATCGCCTGGGGTGCGTGCACCGATCCGACGCTCGTCGCCGCCGGGGCCGAGTGCGGGTTCCTGGGGGTGCCGCTCGACTACCGCAAGCCGGCCGGGGAGCAGGTGCAGCTCGCCGTCAGCCGCGTCAAGCACAAGGTGCCCGACGCGCAGTACCAGGGCGTCATGCTCACCAACCCCGGTGGGCCCGGCGGGTCCGGCCTGCTGCTGGCCACCCGCGGGCCGCGCGTGCCCAATCACGCCGGGGACGCCTACGACTGGGTCGGCTTCGACCCGCGCGGTGTCGGTTCCAGCAAGCCCGCGCTGAGCTGCGACCCGAACTACATGGACTACAACCGTCCCCAGTACGTGCCGTTCACCCCGCAGCTGGAGAAGACCTGGCTGAACCGCTCCAAGGGGTATGCCGAGGCCTGCGCGAAGAACAACTCCAAGGCCCTGCTGGAGAACATGAAGACGACGGACACGGTCCAGGACATGGACTCGATCCGCAAGGCGCTCGGCCAGCGGCAGCTCAACTTCTACGGCTACTCCTACGGCACCTACCTCGGCCAGGTGTACGGCACGCTGTACCCGCAGAACGTGCGCCGGATGGTGCTCGACTCGACGGTCGACCCGCGCGGCGTCTGGTACGGCGACAACCTCAACCAGGACATCGCCTTCGACCAGAACATCCTCATCTGGTTCGGCTGGCTCGCCCAGCACGACGACGCCTACCACCTCGGCAAGACGCAGTCCGCGGTGCAGCGCGTGGTCAACGAGCAGCTGCTCAAGGCGCAGTTCAACCCGGCGGGCGGCGTGATCGGCCCGGACGAGATCCTCGACGTCATCCAGCAGGCCAGCTACTACCAGCTGCGGTGGACGCTGCTGGGCGACGCGCTGTCCCGGTTCGTCAACAACGGTGACTGGCAGAACTGGAAGACGCTGTTCGAGGCCTTCGGCGGCCGCGGCGACGACAACGGCTACGCGGTCTACCTCGCCGTGCAGTGCACCGACGTCCAGTGGCCGCAGAGCTGGAACCAGTGGAAGCGCGACAACTGGAAGACCTTCACCAAGGCGCCGTACTTCACCTGGCAGAACGCCTGGTTCAACGCGCCTTGCCTGTACTGGCCCGCGAAGGCCGGGAAGCCGACCAAGATCGACGGCAAGGGCGTGCCGAGCGTCCTGATGATCGACGAGACGCTCGACGCGGCGACGCCGTTCGAGGGCAGCCTCGAGGTCCGCAGCCGCTTCCCGGGTGCGTCGCTGATCTCCGAGCCGGGCGGCACCAGCCACGCGATCACCCCGCGCGGCAACGCCTGCGTCGACAACAAGATCGCCGACTACCTGGCGACGGGCGCGCTCCCGGCCCGCAAGCCGGGTCGCACGGCCGACGTCGAGTGCGCCCCGCTGCCGCTGCCGACGCCACCGGCGCCGACCGCCGCGAAGGCTGACGTCGCCGCGACGCAGGGCCTGGTTGCCGGGCGGTTCGCCGGCTGA